The following is a genomic window from Vibrio cyclitrophicus.
TTTAGCATAGGTAAATCAAGCATCTGCTCTTTAGCACACTGCTTGGCAATATCGTAACCCGCATCAGCATGACGCATAACGCCAGTTGCCGGGTCATTGTGAAGTACACGAGCAATACGTTGTGATGCATCTTCACTGCCGTCACAACAAATCACCATACCTGAGTGTTGTGAGAAGCCCATGCCAACGCCGCCACCATGGTGGAGAGAAACCCATGTTGCGCCGCCTGCAGTATTCAGCAGAGCGTTCAATAGAGGCCAATCTGAAACGGCATCTGAGCCATCCATCATGCCTTCTGTTTCGCGGTTAGGGCTTGCAACAGAACCTGAATCTAGGTGGTCACGACCAATAACAACTGGTGCTTTCAGTTCACCATTTTTCACCATTTCATTGAATGCTTGGCCCAAACGTTCACGGTCTTTCAAGCCCACCCAACAGATACGAGCTGGTAAACCTTGGAACTGAATGCGTTCACGCGCCATGTCTAGCCAATTGTGTAGATGTGGGTTGTCTGGAATCAGTTCTTTTACTTTTTGATCTGTTTTGTAGATGTCCTCTGGATCGCCAGAAAGAGCAGCCCAACGGAATGGACCGATGCCTTCACAGAATAAAGGACGAATATAAGCAGGAACGAAACCTGGGAAATCAAATGCGTTTTCCACGCCTTCTTCAAGTGCCATTTGGCGAATGTTGTTGCCGTAATCTACAGTCGCAGCGCCACGGTATTGAAGATCTAGCATGGCTTGTACTTGAATCGCCATAGATTGCTTAGCGGCTTTCACTACTTTCGCTTCATCAGCTAAACGTTCTTGAGCCGCTTTTTCCATTGTCCAACCTTGAGGTAAGTAGCCGTTCAGTGGATCGTGGGCAGAGGTTTGGTCAGTCACTACGTCAGGCGTGATGTTGCGTTCAACTAACTCTGGGAATACATCAGCAGCGTTGCCTAATAGGCCAACAGAGATTGGCGTGTCTGATTCTTTAATCATTGTCATCGCTTCATCTATGCTGGTGGCTTTTTTGTCTACATAGCCAGTACGCAAGCGGTAATCGATTCGTGATTCATCGCATTCAACCGCAATCATTGAGAAGCCAGCCATTGTTGCAGCGAGAGGTTGAGCACCACCCATGCCGCCAAGACCACCCGTTAGAACCCACTTGCCGTTAGCTTCACCTTGGAAGTGCTTCTTCGCGATTGCAACAAATGTTTCGTAAGTACCTTGAACGATGCCTTGAGAGCCAATGTAGATCCAGCTGCCTGCTGTCATTTGGCCGTACATCATCAAGCCTTCTTTATCGAGCTCGTTGAAGTGCTCCCAGTTCGCCCAGTGTGGAACAAGGTTAGAATTCGCGATCAGTACGCGAGGTGCGTTTTTATGAGTCGGGAACACGCCCACAGGTTTACCTGATTGAACAAGTAACGTTTGGTCGTCTTCTAAACGCTCTAATACTTCAACAATCTTGTCATAACATTTCCAATCACGCGCAGCTCGACCAATACCACCATACACAACCAGTGCATGTGGGTGTTCTGCCACATCAGGGTCTAGGTTGTTCATCAGCATACGCAGTGGTGCTTCTGTTAACCAAGATTTAGCGCGCAAAGTGGTGCCATGAGGTGCGCGAATTTCGCGAGTCGTGTCGAGACGAGGGTCACTGTTGTGGTGTTCCGTCATTTTGGAATTCCTTCTGTTTCACGTTATATCGTTGTAGTTGTAGTTGTAGTTGTAGTTGTAGTTGTAGCTATCGGTATAGCTGGATTAGTCACTGGCCATTGCACTGGCTATATCCCAACACAAACGTGCCGCCAATCGAGCCGTTTGGCCATCGATGTCGTAGTCTGGGTTGTATTCCGCAATGTCCGCGATAATGAGTTTTTCACTGTGTTTGAAAATTTGTTCTAGAAAAGGAGCGAGTGCTTCATAACTCACACCTCTTGCCGCTGGTGCACTTACACCCGGCGCTGTCGCTGCTGGGAATACGTCTAGGTCGATAGTGAGATAGAGGTAATCACACTCAGCGATGAATTTTTGTAACTTAACCAGTTGAGCGACTTGGTTTATTTGGGTCATGTTGCGGTCGTGTTCATACCAAACACCCAGTTGGTCAGCTTTGTTAAACAGCGCTTTGGTATTGCTGGCTGCACTCACACCAAGACAAGCGTAATGAAACGGCCACTGATGTTTGTGGCAATAATCGCTGATCTGGTTAAAAGGCGTACCTGAACTGGGTTTAACATCAGCAATGTCGCTTTCGAACTCTCGAAGATCAAAGTGAGCATCAAAGTTAACGATGCCGATCTTAGGTTTCTGTTCTGGCTGATCTTTATCAAGACGTTCTGCTTTATCTAGG
Proteins encoded in this region:
- the hutG gene encoding formimidoylglutamase, yielding MTQSKSNSIQKNAETVHNFVWTGRNDLEDGALGTRVHHITKQVQHSDLSNELTDGAIALVGFASDAGVARNKGRVGAKQAPNLIRQALANMAWHSDAHIADLGDIECNDGQLEVSQKQCASVIANALATNKVITLGGGHEVAWASFQGLAEHLHKVENLDKAERLDKDQPEQKPKIGIVNFDAHFDLREFESDIADVKPSSGTPFNQISDYCHKHQWPFHYACLGVSAASNTKALFNKADQLGVWYEHDRNMTQINQVAQLVKLQKFIAECDYLYLTIDLDVFPAATAPGVSAPAARGVSYEALAPFLEQIFKHSEKLIIADIAEYNPDYDIDGQTARLAARLCWDIASAMASD
- the hutU gene encoding urocanate hydratase is translated as MTEHHNSDPRLDTTREIRAPHGTTLRAKSWLTEAPLRMLMNNLDPDVAEHPHALVVYGGIGRAARDWKCYDKIVEVLERLEDDQTLLVQSGKPVGVFPTHKNAPRVLIANSNLVPHWANWEHFNELDKEGLMMYGQMTAGSWIYIGSQGIVQGTYETFVAIAKKHFQGEANGKWVLTGGLGGMGGAQPLAATMAGFSMIAVECDESRIDYRLRTGYVDKKATSIDEAMTMIKESDTPISVGLLGNAADVFPELVERNITPDVVTDQTSAHDPLNGYLPQGWTMEKAAQERLADEAKVVKAAKQSMAIQVQAMLDLQYRGAATVDYGNNIRQMALEEGVENAFDFPGFVPAYIRPLFCEGIGPFRWAALSGDPEDIYKTDQKVKELIPDNPHLHNWLDMARERIQFQGLPARICWVGLKDRERLGQAFNEMVKNGELKAPVVIGRDHLDSGSVASPNRETEGMMDGSDAVSDWPLLNALLNTAGGATWVSLHHGGGVGMGFSQHSGMVICCDGSEDASQRIARVLHNDPATGVMRHADAGYDIAKQCAKEQMLDLPMLNEELRRL